In Erigeron canadensis isolate Cc75 chromosome 6, C_canadensis_v1, whole genome shotgun sequence, the following are encoded in one genomic region:
- the LOC122603110 gene encoding serine/threonine protein phosphatase 2A 57 kDa regulatory subunit B' theta isoform-like, which produces MIKHILNRIPSRKGHKSSSEHRDGGNSGSSTSTSSRNNSDVGHTQSNSASTTSSQGQTGHSATSGGNKVDKDFYAKFNGLTISNVYEALPSLKDVPNSEKQSLFIRKLNLCSVVFDFTDPAKNVKEKEVKRQTLVELVDYVSSANGKFSETVMQEIVKMVSVNIFRRLTPQPRDNKMLETFDGEEEEPSMDPAWPHLHLVYEFLLRFVASPETDAKLAKRYIDHAFILRWLDLFDSEDPREREYLKFVLHRMYGKFMVHRPFIRKAINNIFFRFIFETEKHNGIAELLEILGSIINGFALPLKEEHKLFLVRALIPLHKPKCIPMYHQQLSYCITQFVEKDNKLADTVIRGLLKYWPITNSSKEVMFLSELEEVLEATQPPEFQRCMVPLFRQISHCLSSPHFQVAERALFLWNNDHIENLIKQNRKVILPIIFPALERNTKTHWNQAVRSLTLNVRKIFSDADPELVEECLLKFQEDESKKEEAKSKREAVWKRLEDIAAKRSGATNEPMIFPHKVTAARVTSPG; this is translated from the exons ATGATCAAACATATACTCAACAGGATTCCGTCACGTAAGGGACATAAGTCGTCTAGCGAACATCGAGATGGAGGAAACTCTGGTTCGAGTACGTCAACTAGCTCTAGGAATAATAGTGATGTAGGGCATACTCAATCTAATAGTGCGAGTACTACGTCTAGTCAGGGTCAAACGGGTCATTCTGCGACTAGTGGGGGTAATAAGGTTGATAAGGATTTTTATGCTAAGTTTAATGGTTTGACGATTTCTAATGTGTACGAGGCTTTGCCTAGTCTAAAAGATGTTCCGAATTCCGAGAAGCAGAGTTTGTTTATTAGAAAGTTGAATCTTTGTTCTGTTGTCTTTGATTTTACTGACCCGGCAAAGAATGTGAAAGAAAAAGAGGTTAAAAGACAGACTTTGGTTGAACTCGTGGATTATGTTTCTTCTGCCAATGGGAAGTTTTCGGAAACTGTGATGCAAGAGATTGTTAAAATGGTGTCGGTGAACATATTTAGACGACTCACTCCACAACCTCGTGATAACAAAATGTTGGAGACTTTTGATGGTGAAGAAGAGGAACCGTCTATGGATCCAGCATGGCCTCATTTGCATTTAGTATATGAGTTTCTTCTAAGGTTTGTGGCGTCACCAGAAACAGATGCAAAGCTtgcaaaaagatatatagacCATGCTTTTATATTAAGGTGGTTGGATTTGTTCGACTCTGAGGATCCACGAGAACGTGAGTACTTGAAGTTTGTACTACATCGTATGTATGGAAAGTTCATGGTGCACCGTCCTTTTATCAggaaagcaatcaacaacataTTCTTTCGGTTCATTTTTGAAACCGAGAAACATAATGGAATTGCAGAGCTTCTAGAAATCTTAGGAAGTATTATCAATGGGTTTGCTTTACCATTGAAGGAAGAGCACAAGCTCTTTCTTGTTAGGGCACTAATACCGCTTCACAAGCCGAAATGCATACCAATGTACCATCAACAGTTATCTTATTGCATTACCCAATTTGTTGAAAAAGACAACAAACTTGCTGATACCGTTATTAGAGGGCTATTGAAATATTGGCCAATAACGAACAGTTCAAAGGAGGTGATGTTCTTGAGTGAGCTTGAGGAAGTTTTAGAAGCAACTCAGCCACCGGAGTTTCAAAGGTGCATGGTGCCTCTCTTTCGCCAGATATCTCACTGTTTAAGCAGTCCACACTTTCAG GTGGCTGAAAGAGCATTGTTCCTGTGGAATAATGATCATATCGAGAACCTGATCAAACAGAACCGCAAAGTAATCCTGCCAATCATATTCCCTGCATTGGAAAGAAACACAAAAACTCACTGGAATCAAGCAGTCAGAAGTTTGACTTTAAATGTCAGGAAAATTTTCTCTGACGCTGATCCTGAACTTGTTGAAGAATGCTTGTTAAAGTTCCAAGAAGATGAATCGAAAAAGGAAGAAGCCAAATCTAAACGTGAAGCCGTATGGAAACGTCTAGAAGACATTGCTGCAAAGAGATCTGGTGCCACCAATGAACCCATGATCTTTCCTCATAAGGTAACCGCGGCTCGGGTTACATCACCGGGCTAA
- the LOC122605319 gene encoding AUGMIN subunit 6, whose amino-acid sequence MTMDREKERETELESAMYTNCLLLGLDPSIIGVGSNNGAARVGLFRHSNPKLGEQLLYFILSSLRGPKDFDKVWPIFDSTQSRDFRKVVQSIISELESQGALPRSNSRVSSLATCCGPRFVELLWQLSLHALREVHRRTYAADVVSNPLPASLTDVAFSHAATLLPVTKARIALERRKFLKNAETAVQRQAMWSNLAHEMTAEYRELCAEEAYLQQELEKLHDLRNKVKMEGEPWDELVSSSSQNSHLVQRATRLWDSLLSRKSQHEVLASGPIEDLIAHREHRYRISGSSLLAAMDESSQVSSGDLEKEQGDRSQVKVNRENAKDGVSSSHPQASDDKTSRVDDRSGRGQPTVDIAEVLRRWTHALQRIHKQSLQLAKANDGEGPDLLRSANDGGTSGHAESLAATLAEHQQHLASIQVLVNQLKGVAPSIQNSISELSEEVNNISTNLPQVTNHHGRSISPVQAQSTGRAMESSSDEITDVTSRLSSVHIDKVSSNPAALKLPPLFSLTPNSTAKSGNFHKRQTQVHANQVSENLPQEQTVLNSQVNTSQTDSENDYVRNLKKSVREAALSTRSSNTNQLQDSQSDDGSEHFFVPLSGAGFSRVGPEKKLASTRSKQLFVSDLHNSLVESRVSDGFKYSELHETSSNLDMVNEYDGINGYVSAAASNYAESEGRLSFYDMEETHDQVFSPPFLMDASLSADAFEDLLAPLSETEAALMEH is encoded by the exons ATGACGATGGACAGAGAAAAGGAGAGAGAAACGGAATTAGAAAGTGCGATGTATACAAACTGTTTATTATTAGGGCTTGATCCATCAATAATCGGAGTCGGGTCAAATAACGGTGCTGCTCGGGTCGGGTTATTTCGTCACTCTAATCCTAAATTGGGTGAACAGCTTCtttacttcattttatcctctCTCAGAGGCCCTAAA GATTTTGATAAAGTTTGGCCGATTTTTGATTCTACACAATCTCGTGATTTCCGGAAG GTTGTACAAAGTATTATTAGTGAGCTCGAGTCGCAAGGGGCGCTTCCGAGAAGTAATTCGAGGGTTTCGTCTTTGGCGACTTGTTGTGGACCGAG ATTTGTGGAACTATTGTGGCAACTTTCTTTGCATGCTTTGAGAGAAGTTCATAGACGAACATATGCAGCAGATGTAGTCTCAAATCCACTACCAGCTTCACTGACTGATGTAGCTTTCTCACATGCAGCTACTCTTCTTCCTGTGACAAAG GCAAGAATAGCTCTCGAGAGAAGAAAGTTTCTAAAAAATGCCGAGACAGCAGTACAGAGACAGGCTATGTGGTCAAATTTGGCGCATGAAATGACAGCAGAGTATCGTGAGCTTTGTGCCGAAGAG GCCTATTTGCAGCAAGAGTTGGAAAAGTTACATGATCTGCGGAACAAAGTGAAAATGGAAGGTGAACCTTGGGATGAACTTGTATCTAGCTCAAGTCAAAATTCTCATTTGGTTCAGAGAGCTACTCGCTTGTGGGATTCTTTATTATCCCGGAAGA GTCAACATGAAGTTCTTGCCTCTGGCCCCATTGAGGACCTGATAGCACATCGGGAGCATCG ATACCGTATCTCCGGATCATCTCTTCTGGCAGCTATGGATGAAAGTAGTCAAGTCTCTTCTGGTGATCTAGAGAAAGAACAAGGTGATAGATCACAAGTCAAAGTAAATAGAGAAAATGCGAAAGATGGTGTGAGTTCTTCTCATCCTCAAGCTAGCGATGATAAAACTTCTCGGGTGGATGATCGAAGTGGAAGAGGTCAGCCTACAGTTGATATAGCAGAAGTTCTGAGACGTTGGACTCATGCTCTACAGCGTATACATAAACAGTCACTCCAACTg GCAAAAGCAAATGATGGTGAAGGTCCAGATCTCTTGCGAAGTGCCAATGACGGTGGTACAAGTGGTCATGCCGAATCATTAGCTGCAACACTTGCTGAACATCAACAACATTTGGCTAGTATACAG GTGCTTGTTAATCAATTAAAAGGTGTTGCTCCATCAATACAAAATTCAATATCGGAGTTGAGTGAGGAAGTGAACAATATATCCACCAACCTTCCTCAAGTGACAAATCACCATGGAAGGTCTATCTCACCTGTTCAAGCACAAAGTACTGGAAGGGCAATG GAAAGTAGCAGTGATGAGATCACAGATGTTACCTCCAGATTATCTTCAGTTCATATTGATAAAGTTTCATCTAACCCCGCTGCATTAAAACTTCCACCTCTATTTAGTTTGACACCTAATTCTACTGCAAAAAGTGGGAACTTCCACAAGAGACAAACTCAAGTTCATGCTAACCAAGTATCCGAAAACTTGCCTCAAGAACAAACTGTATTAAATAGCCAAGTAAATACATCACAAACAG ACAGTGAAAATGATTATGTTCGTAACTTGAAGAAATCCGTGAGAGAGGCAGCTTTGTCAACACGATCTAGCAATACGAATCAACTACAAGATAGTCAATCTGATGATGGCTCTGAACATTTCTTTGTTCCCCTTTCAGGAGCCGGTTTTTCTCGTGTTGGCCCAGAAAAAAAATTAGCTTCTACAAGAAGTAAACAGCTGTTTGTATCTGATTTGCATAATTCTTTGGTAGAGAGTCGTGTTTCAGATGGGTTCAAGTATAGTGAATTACATGAGACATCTAGTAACTTGGATATGGtgaatgagtatgatgggaTAAATGGTTATGTGTCTGCTGCTGCCTCAAATTATGCCGAATCTGAGGGACGATTGTCATTTTATGACATGGAGGAAACTCATGATCAAGTATTTTCACCTCCTTTCCTAATGGACGCATCTCTGTCAGCAGACGCATTTGAGGATTTACTTG CACCTCTCTCTGAAACTGAAGCGGCGTTAATGGAGCATTAA
- the LOC122605431 gene encoding uncharacterized protein LOC122605431 yields the protein MPRPNGKPTRSKYGLCDDSYICILSTEPQVDDVPLKECESRSWREFKELDEGNFSDIPGTGLTLNFPLSTKHPFVEVIGNFAVNGFNEAFEKYVERGNHSRLSSPTFRKCTYSKSGDFYEFQMTIWCDEDGFRGIYEAVVACTIDECEKSLWSLVLTGVKQGKVRRASKSKRSEDVGLWLPDIQFTGMCRRQTFYGIIYGGYDYRDPNFINF from the exons ATGCCGCGACCGAACGGGAAACCAACAC GGTCCAAATATGGTCTATGCGATGATTCTTATATTTGCATCCTTTCCACGGAGCCTCAAGTTGATGATGTTCCCTTGAAAGAGTGCGAGAGTCGTAGTTGGCGGGAATTTAAGGAGTTAGATGAGGGGAAT TTTTCTGACATACCAGGCACAGGATTGACTTTAAATTTCCCATTAAGTACTAAACATCCGTTCGTTGAAGTCATTGGAAACTTTGCTGTCAATGGCTTTAACGAGGCCTTTGAGAAG TATGTAGAGAGGGGAAACCACAGTCGCCTCAGTTCGCCTACTTTTAGAAAGTGCACATACTCTAAAAGTGGTGATTTCTATGAGTTTCAGATGACCATATGGTGCGACGAGGATGGTTTCCGTGGCATCTATGAGGCCGTAGTTGCATGCACCATTGATGAATGCGAAAAATCTTTGTGGAGCCTTGTCCTTACCGGTGTAAAACAGG GTAAGGTCAGACGTGCATCCAAATCCAAAAGATCTGAAG ATGTAGGTCTATGGTTGCCTGACATTCAATTTACGGGGATGTGTCGGAGACAAACCTTCTATGGAATTATTTATGGCGGTTACGACTACAGAGACccaaatttcataaatttttga